One Leguminivora glycinivorella isolate SPB_JAAS2020 chromosome 15, LegGlyc_1.1, whole genome shotgun sequence genomic window, ttaataataataattttaaataattttgcaATGTCAGAGGGTAAAGTACAAGTGAAGGTAGAACCTCTATATACAGATTATGAGGCAAATTTGGAGTCTGGGAATAAAGCTGAAGAGGCTCATATACATGTCAAAGATGAACCTATTTGGAACACTGAGGAGTACTCACCGGCCAGCGTCTGTAGAGATCAAGTGATAGAAAATGACTCTCTGAGTCACAcaactaaaaaaataaagaaagaaacTGAACAACACAGCACAAAATACTCACAAGATGATTGGTGTATGGAGTATAAGGTTAAGGTTGAGACAGAGGTAGATAAGTCTAATAGAAGCAACATAGCATCACAAGTTAAGGAATATAGTCATAACATATCACAGCAGAGTCTAGTGCTGGCGGCGTCCACAAAccagtatatgaaaaaggaaaAAGAAGCTACAAAGGATGCAATTAGTAAAGAGGCAGTTACGCCAAGTGGCTTGTATGTTGACCAAATGGtcaagattgagagagacacaGACATTTACAGTGTAAATAATGAAATTCCACATAAGTTAAATAACTCTGAGAGCAAAGTAGAAACCAGTCCAATAGGCCATGATGGCAGTAAGTTTACAATCCAGTCATGCCTCAGTACAGACCAAATGGTAAAGGCAGACAATGCGGTTGTAGGCCTGTACATGGACCATGTTGTAAAAGAGGAACTAGTAGTTGGGCCTGAGGTATTGCAGAAGCCTAAACTCTTACCATTTCAAGGTATGTTTATGTGATGTGCAGTATTTACTGTTAAAgctgtacagatgtagtggataaaattatagttttccatTGTATTTTCTCTGAAACatttgtatttgtcatgctagtttgGTTAATGTTAGTACTTTTTGTACTAAATGaaataacaaggcaagttgaataaaagcttgtaaaaacctgattttattgttattataaatattgttacAGCAACTAATAACAACCTTGATAGATGCTCGGTCAGGCTGGAGAAAATGCATGTAGAGACAGAGAGCAGCACATGCAGTGTTGGCTTCAATACATACAAGTGCCAAGTGTCTCTCCTGAACTACCAAGGCAATCAAGTAAAAGAAGAAATCAATCGTAAGTTTTACTTTATATACCCTCTTACCCCATAATACTGTAATTGTTAATAAATTGAGCTTAAGATGCCTGGTTAATTGTAATTAAGTAATgtctatatttttattacagATTCAGCTCCACAGAACAGTCAAAATATACAGATTAGTGGAAATGCaaaattacttagtaaaaaaagaattaaagTTGAAGGAAAACAATACAAACGTGAATTGCATGGTAAGGTGCAGAGTGAAAAACCCTTCAAATGCACCCTCTGCAGCTACTCCACTGCTAATAAAGCTCACTTCCAAATACACGAAAGAGTACACACTGGGGAAAGACCTTACAAATGTGACCAGTGTAGTTATGCCGCCATCCAAAAAAGTGACTTGTCCGTCCACCAGAGAGTACACAGTGGTGAGAAGCCATTCAAGTGTCGCCATTGTATCTTTGCCTGCTCCCGTAAACGTGACCTGTTGGCTCATGAAAGGACTCATGATGTTGATAAACGACTAAAATGTGAGCAATGCTCTTACACCAGCAACCGCAAACGAGATATGCTAATCCACGTCAGTTGCACACATGCAGACACTTTGTTAACCACCACTGTAAATGACCAGAATATTTACAAATGTGACCACTGTAGTTACACTAGTCCTATTAAACGAAATTGGCAGAACCACATCAGAATAACGCATACGAAACCAAAACCGTACAGATGTAAAATATGTAGATATGAATCTAAAGATAAAAGTAGATTTGAAACACATGTCAAAGAACACACTGGGAAGCCAATCGAGTTCCGCTTCAAATGTGGTGAATGCAATTACGCTACTGGTCATAAACATCATATGTTAACGCATCAAAGAACTCACTCAGGTGAAAAACCTTTTCATTGTAACCACTGCAGCTACGCGACTGCCTATAGACGTGAATTGGTAGCCCACAAAGCTTTACACAATAATGAAAACCCTTACAAATGCACTAAATGCAGTTACGCATGTGGCAGTGAGAGCCATCTGCGGATCCACGAAAGGACACACATTGGTGAGAACGAGAATAGACTTACGGAAACGTTAACAGAAACTAAAAAACCTGTTCAGACCAGAGTTAACactttcaaaattttacttaaaAGGGAACAAAGCAAATAAATAGCTCTTGGCATTAAAATCCACTC contains:
- the LOC125233881 gene encoding zinc finger protein ZFP2-like, which encodes MSEGKVQVKVEPLYTDYEANLESGNKAEEAHIHVKDEPIWNTEEYSPASVCRDQVIENDSLSHTTKKIKKETEQHSTKYSQDDWCMEYKVKVETEVDKSNRSNIASQVKEYSHNISQQSLVLAASTNQYMKKEKEATKDAISKEAVTPSGLYVDQMVKIERDTDIYSVNNEIPHKLNNSESKVETSPIGHDGSKFTIQSCLSTDQMVKADNAVVGLYMDHVVKEELVVGPEVLQKPKLLPFQATNNNLDRCSVRLEKMHVETESSTCSVGFNTYKCQVSLLNYQGNQVKEEINHSAPQNSQNIQISGNAKLLSKKRIKVEGKQYKRELHGKVQSEKPFKCTLCSYSTANKAHFQIHERVHTGERPYKCDQCSYAAIQKSDLSVHQRVHSGEKPFKCRHCIFACSRKRDLLAHERTHDVDKRLKCEQCSYTSNRKRDMLIHVSCTHADTLLTTTVNDQNIYKCDHCSYTSPIKRNWQNHIRITHTKPKPYRCKICRYESKDKSRFETHVKEHTGKPIEFRFKCGECNYATGHKHHMLTHQRTHSGEKPFHCNHCSYATAYRRELVAHKALHNNENPYKCTKCSYACGSESHLRIHERTHIGENENRLTETLTETKKPVQTRVNTFKILLKREQSK